From a region of the Acidobacteriota bacterium genome:
- a CDS encoding ATP-binding protein encodes MTEDTPRCEFHSDSLLVRVQKELPGSTTAIPPVVEQIMEVVREQGCADHAEFEIEISLYEALANAVEHGCGHDPDKKVEVVVACEEHQGMIIIVRDPGEGFEPESVPSPVVGKNLYADSGRGIFLINQLMDEVHFKKNGTEIWMIKGPQNPSE; translated from the coding sequence ATGACCGAGGACACTCCCCGGTGCGAATTTCACTCGGACAGTTTGCTGGTCCGGGTTCAAAAGGAACTACCCGGATCGACGACCGCGATCCCGCCGGTGGTTGAGCAGATCATGGAGGTCGTGCGCGAACAGGGCTGCGCCGATCACGCCGAGTTCGAGATCGAGATTTCACTGTATGAAGCTCTTGCCAATGCGGTAGAGCACGGCTGCGGGCACGATCCCGACAAGAAGGTCGAGGTGGTCGTCGCCTGTGAAGAACACCAAGGCATGATCATCATCGTGCGGGATCCCGGGGAGGGCTTCGAGCCGGAGTCCGTACCTAGTCCGGTAGTTGGCAAGAACCTCTATGCCGACAGCGGGCGAGGCATTTTTCTCATCAACCAGCTCATGGACGAAGTGCACTTCAAGAAGAACGGCACCGAAATTTGGATGATTAAGGGGCCGCAGAACCCATCTGAGTAG
- a CDS encoding S9 family peptidase — protein MKTTHFILAVICFLLMVACTPAGPVAPVAEKKPHELETHGDVRIDDYYWLRERENPEVLAYLEAENAYTEAMMAKSEGLRHELFEELKNRIQPDDSTVPALDNGYYYYRRYEEGQEYPVYCRRKGSIDAAEEVVLDVNQVADGHDFCSVRGVSVSPDSRLMAWAIDTVGRRKYTINITDLETGEALDDVIPEVTGGLAWANDNTTMFYAKQDPETLRSFQVYRHVLGTEPSQDVLIYEESDPTFSVGLWKTRSDRFIVVHSEQTMASEVRFLDADNPMGDLRLIAPRQRGVEYSVNHAGDRFIIRTNLDAENFRLMAAPVSNPGRSQWSDLIPGREDVFLQGVDVFADHMVVTERRDGLRHLRVIPWGGGEEYEIEFDDPAYVTWVDENPQFETGVLRYGYSSPNTPETIYDLDLETHERTMMKQETILGGFDSTNYTVERLMAPARDGVEVPISLVRLNDLELDGSNPMLLYGYGSYGYSMDPRFRPDVVSLLDRGFVFAIAHVRGGQEMGRWWYEDGKLLNKKNTFTDFIDCGRYLVDQGYTSPDRLFARGGSAGGLLMGAVSNMAPDLFAGIIANVPWVDVVTTMLDHDIPLTTAEFDEWGNPEDLEYYDYMLSYSPYDNVEAKDYPALLVTTALEDSQVQYFEPAKWVAKLRTMKTDDNPLLFTCEMSAAGHGGVSGRYKRYEETALEYAFMLEVLNGNL, from the coding sequence ATGAAAACCACCCATTTCATTCTGGCGGTAATTTGCTTTCTGTTGATGGTGGCCTGCACACCGGCAGGCCCTGTTGCACCGGTCGCCGAGAAAAAGCCCCACGAGCTCGAGACGCACGGGGATGTACGGATCGACGATTACTACTGGCTGCGAGAGCGGGAGAATCCGGAGGTGCTCGCGTATCTGGAGGCCGAAAACGCCTACACAGAGGCCATGATGGCGAAATCCGAGGGTCTGCGACATGAGCTCTTCGAAGAGCTCAAGAACCGCATCCAGCCGGACGACTCGACGGTGCCTGCGCTCGACAATGGATACTACTACTACAGGCGCTACGAGGAGGGTCAGGAATACCCCGTCTACTGCCGTCGAAAAGGATCGATCGACGCGGCGGAGGAAGTTGTGCTCGACGTCAATCAGGTTGCGGACGGACATGACTTCTGTTCGGTGCGCGGCGTATCGGTGAGTCCGGACAGCCGGCTCATGGCGTGGGCGATCGACACCGTCGGCCGACGCAAGTACACGATCAACATCACCGATCTCGAGACCGGCGAAGCCCTGGACGATGTGATTCCGGAGGTCACCGGTGGCCTCGCGTGGGCGAATGACAACACCACGATGTTCTACGCCAAGCAGGACCCGGAAACCCTGCGCTCCTTTCAGGTATATCGGCATGTGCTCGGTACGGAACCCTCGCAGGATGTCTTGATCTACGAAGAATCCGACCCGACATTCAGCGTCGGATTGTGGAAGACACGCTCCGACAGATTCATCGTCGTCCACTCCGAGCAGACGATGGCGTCCGAGGTTCGGTTTCTCGACGCGGATAACCCGATGGGCGACCTTCGTCTCATCGCACCGCGGCAACGCGGCGTCGAGTACAGCGTCAACCATGCCGGGGACCGATTCATTATCCGAACGAATCTCGATGCCGAGAACTTTCGTCTCATGGCGGCTCCCGTATCGAACCCGGGGAGATCGCAGTGGAGTGACCTGATTCCTGGGCGGGAGGACGTGTTCCTCCAGGGTGTGGACGTCTTCGCCGATCACATGGTGGTGACCGAAAGGCGGGATGGTCTGCGTCACCTGAGAGTGATTCCGTGGGGCGGCGGCGAGGAGTACGAGATCGAGTTCGACGACCCGGCCTACGTGACCTGGGTGGATGAAAACCCGCAGTTCGAGACTGGCGTGCTTCGCTACGGCTACAGCTCTCCCAACACCCCGGAGACCATCTACGACCTCGACCTCGAGACCCACGAACGCACGATGATGAAACAGGAGACGATCCTTGGCGGGTTCGACTCTACGAACTACACCGTCGAGCGGCTCATGGCGCCTGCGCGTGACGGCGTGGAGGTGCCGATTTCCCTCGTCCGCCTCAATGACCTCGAGCTCGATGGCTCCAACCCGATGCTGCTCTACGGCTACGGTTCCTACGGTTACAGCATGGACCCGCGGTTCCGGCCCGACGTGGTGAGCCTGCTCGATCGCGGGTTTGTATTCGCCATTGCCCACGTCCGTGGTGGACAGGAGATGGGCCGCTGGTGGTACGAGGACGGGAAGCTACTGAACAAGAAGAACACCTTCACCGATTTCATCGATTGCGGCCGCTACCTCGTCGATCAGGGTTATACCTCACCGGACCGGCTCTTCGCACGCGGCGGGAGTGCCGGCGGGTTGCTGATGGGTGCGGTCTCGAATATGGCGCCCGACCTCTTCGCCGGCATCATCGCCAATGTTCCTTGGGTGGACGTGGTGACGACCATGCTCGACCACGACATTCCGCTGACGACGGCGGAGTTCGACGAATGGGGCAACCCCGAAGATCTCGAATATTACGACTACATGTTGTCCTATTCTCCCTACGACAACGTCGAGGCCAAGGACTATCCGGCGCTTCTGGTGACGACCGCTCTCGAGGACTCGCAGGTTCAGTACTTCGAGCCCGCCAAATGGGTGGCGAAGCTGCGCACCATGAAGACCGACGACAATCCATTGCTCTTCACCTGTGAGATGTCCGCTGCGGGCCACGGCGGCGTCAGCGGACGATACAAGCGGTACGAGGAGACGGCTCTGGAGTACGCGTTCATGCTCGAGGTTCTCAACGGAAACCTATAG
- a CDS encoding protein kinase: MIGTTLAHYRITGELGAGGMGEVWRAEDTKLGRAVALKVLSKEFATDPQRFDRFQREARAVASLSHPHIVTIYSVEETEDIHFLTMELIEGRSLDKLISEGGLDLESFFDFATPLAEAISAAHDKSVIHRDLKPSNVMVDGDGRVKVLDFGLAKLQQGNDVSDSTELPTEALTGVGMVVGTVPYMSPEQIEGKIVDHRSDVFSLGVLLYEMATGERPFVGESQPALMSAILRDAPPSVAEVRTDLPRHLGRIIGRCLEKDRRDRYQTARDIFNELRALRRESSATAQPVVSSPRIASASSPTVRSSSDVSASVSTRHDEGFWIAVLPFQYRSGDASVEALVGGLTEDIITGMSRFSYLRVISRSSTSRFATHAQDVREIGEELSARYIMEGSVRQAGAVLRFAVQLVDAESGAHLWAETYNRPFSPETIFELQDDLVPRIVSTCADHFGVLAQAISEAVRGKPVAELTPYEALMRGFGYHFRLTPEEHAVARDALEQAVEQAPRNADCWAMLAWVFSHEFAHDFNPRPDSLDRALEAARRAVDIAPSNHLAQQVLAVVLFFRKETAGCLSAAERSMALNPLDGSNEAFFLITFLGEWERGCALIRSAMELNPHHPGWYRAPLGVNEYRKENYQAAVDEAVKANSPDVFWIHLILAAARGQLGEREDAREALDALLNQKPEFARSGRGLLGKWFQPDLVERLMDGLHKAGLELSSRGEAPGPASSSNRAQSQPALPVASARDSAAVTIAVLPFSDMSPAGDQDYFCEGMAEEIMNALVHVDGIRVASRTSAFRAVEGGGDLQAIGRILNVGQVLEGSVRMAGNRMRVTAQLTEVENGYQLWSERYDREAEDVFAVQDEIAAGVVEAVTSRLTPGERTVRERAQVGNLAAYRHYLKARHFRYSKNDHASALKSYEQALALDPSHGPSWVGKAEVTVLAAVYSLIPIREGYRAAKDALATALDLQGESPDGSYVEGMIAFCEARWREAEEALRRAIELRPTFVQAHCWLGFLLGVHQRRKEAESVFATACELDPLAAYPYGMTACGRLAMARPQEAIDPTAQAMTFERENTLALWSSGIAKVATGAFSEGIDALEAAVRLSRRGGFILGVLGWALAVAGRSEKAHAILDELNSRTEPAPTVVPEAWIRAALGDIEGAWDVLDRAERESQAILYFAGMAPFDPLRADARFAALLARLGLPHSTGGTR, from the coding sequence ATGATCGGCACCACCCTCGCCCACTACCGCATCACCGGCGAGCTCGGCGCCGGCGGGATGGGGGAGGTGTGGCGTGCCGAAGACACCAAGCTCGGCCGAGCGGTGGCGCTCAAGGTGCTGTCCAAGGAATTCGCGACAGACCCACAACGCTTCGATCGTTTCCAGCGCGAGGCGCGGGCCGTAGCATCCCTGAGCCACCCGCACATCGTCACCATCTACTCGGTCGAAGAGACAGAAGACATCCACTTTTTGACCATGGAGCTGATCGAGGGTCGCAGCCTCGACAAGCTGATATCAGAGGGCGGACTTGATCTCGAGAGCTTCTTCGACTTCGCCACTCCGCTGGCAGAAGCGATCTCGGCCGCCCACGACAAGAGTGTGATCCACCGTGACCTCAAACCCTCGAACGTGATGGTCGACGGCGACGGGCGGGTCAAGGTGCTGGACTTCGGGCTTGCCAAGCTGCAACAGGGAAATGATGTTTCCGACTCGACCGAGCTCCCGACCGAGGCGCTGACCGGGGTCGGGATGGTGGTGGGGACGGTGCCCTACATGTCGCCGGAGCAGATCGAGGGCAAGATCGTTGATCACCGTTCCGACGTGTTCTCGCTCGGGGTGCTGCTGTACGAAATGGCGACCGGGGAGAGGCCCTTTGTTGGTGAAAGCCAGCCGGCCCTGATGTCGGCGATCCTAAGGGACGCGCCGCCATCCGTCGCAGAGGTGCGAACCGATCTGCCGCGACACCTTGGGCGGATCATCGGCCGCTGCCTCGAGAAGGATCGCCGCGACCGCTATCAGACGGCTCGTGACATCTTCAACGAACTCAGAGCGCTGCGGCGGGAGTCATCGGCGACCGCTCAACCGGTGGTTTCGTCTCCCCGCATCGCGAGCGCGTCATCGCCGACCGTACGGTCGTCATCAGACGTCAGTGCGTCCGTGTCGACGCGGCACGATGAAGGCTTCTGGATCGCGGTCTTGCCATTTCAGTATCGGTCGGGAGATGCCTCCGTTGAAGCTCTGGTCGGGGGACTGACAGAAGACATCATTACCGGCATGTCGCGTTTCTCTTACCTGCGGGTGATCTCGCGCTCGTCGACGTCGAGGTTTGCGACTCACGCGCAGGACGTGCGCGAGATCGGCGAAGAGCTCAGCGCACGATACATCATGGAGGGCAGCGTCCGTCAGGCAGGAGCGGTGCTGCGGTTCGCGGTCCAGCTGGTGGATGCCGAGTCGGGGGCCCATCTGTGGGCCGAGACCTACAACCGCCCCTTCAGCCCGGAAACTATCTTCGAGCTGCAGGACGACCTCGTCCCACGGATCGTCTCTACCTGTGCGGACCACTTCGGAGTGCTCGCGCAGGCGATCAGCGAGGCGGTCCGGGGAAAGCCAGTTGCCGAGCTGACGCCCTACGAGGCGCTCATGCGCGGTTTCGGATATCACTTCCGGCTGACTCCCGAAGAACATGCGGTGGCGCGTGACGCGTTGGAGCAGGCGGTCGAGCAGGCGCCGAGAAACGCCGACTGTTGGGCTATGCTGGCCTGGGTTTTTTCGCACGAGTTTGCGCACGACTTCAATCCCAGGCCAGATTCGCTGGACCGAGCGCTCGAGGCCGCCCGACGCGCCGTGGACATCGCGCCGTCGAATCACCTCGCGCAGCAGGTTCTGGCGGTCGTTCTGTTTTTCCGAAAGGAGACTGCAGGATGTCTGAGTGCCGCCGAGCGCTCGATGGCGCTCAACCCGCTCGACGGCAGCAACGAGGCCTTTTTTCTCATCACTTTTTTGGGCGAATGGGAGCGAGGTTGCGCCCTGATCCGCTCCGCGATGGAGCTCAACCCCCACCATCCCGGCTGGTACAGGGCGCCTCTTGGGGTCAACGAATACCGCAAGGAGAACTACCAAGCCGCAGTCGACGAGGCAGTCAAGGCCAACTCCCCCGACGTCTTTTGGATACACTTGATTCTCGCCGCGGCTCGCGGCCAGCTGGGTGAGCGCGAGGACGCTCGTGAAGCTCTCGATGCCCTGTTGAACCAGAAACCGGAATTCGCTCGGTCAGGTCGGGGGCTTCTCGGAAAGTGGTTCCAACCAGATCTGGTCGAACGTCTCATGGATGGGCTCCACAAGGCTGGGCTCGAGCTCAGCTCGCGGGGCGAGGCGCCCGGGCCGGCTTCTTCCAGTAACCGCGCGCAGTCACAACCGGCGCTGCCCGTGGCCTCCGCTCGCGACTCTGCAGCAGTTACGATCGCCGTGCTGCCGTTCTCCGACATGAGCCCCGCTGGGGACCAGGATTACTTCTGTGAAGGCATGGCCGAGGAGATCATGAACGCTCTGGTCCACGTGGACGGGATCCGGGTGGCCTCCCGCACGTCGGCCTTCAGGGCAGTGGAAGGGGGTGGCGATCTGCAGGCGATCGGTCGCATCCTGAATGTCGGCCAGGTGCTCGAAGGCAGCGTGCGAATGGCAGGCAATCGAATGCGCGTGACTGCCCAGCTGACCGAAGTCGAGAATGGCTATCAGCTGTGGTCGGAGCGTTATGACCGAGAGGCGGAAGATGTCTTTGCGGTCCAGGACGAAATCGCCGCCGGAGTTGTCGAGGCGGTGACGTCACGGCTGACCCCAGGTGAGCGAACGGTCCGCGAGCGGGCGCAGGTCGGGAACCTCGCGGCCTACCGCCATTACCTCAAGGCGCGTCACTTCCGCTACTCCAAGAACGATCACGCGAGCGCCTTGAAGTCATACGAACAGGCCCTCGCCCTCGATCCATCGCATGGCCCTTCGTGGGTTGGCAAGGCCGAGGTCACCGTCCTTGCCGCCGTCTACAGCCTGATCCCGATCCGCGAGGGCTATCGGGCGGCCAAGGACGCACTCGCAACCGCTTTGGATCTCCAGGGCGAATCTCCAGATGGGTCCTACGTGGAGGGGATGATCGCGTTCTGCGAGGCGAGGTGGCGTGAGGCGGAGGAAGCGTTGCGGAGGGCGATCGAACTGCGGCCGACCTTCGTCCAGGCCCACTGTTGGCTCGGTTTCCTTCTCGGTGTTCATCAACGTCGGAAAGAAGCCGAGAGCGTCTTCGCGACGGCGTGTGAGCTCGATCCATTGGCCGCCTATCCGTATGGCATGACTGCATGTGGCCGGCTCGCAATGGCCAGGCCGCAAGAGGCCATCGACCCCACTGCACAGGCGATGACTTTCGAGCGCGAAAATACACTTGCCCTCTGGTCGTCGGGCATCGCCAAGGTGGCGACGGGCGCCTTCAGCGAGGGGATCGATGCGCTTGAGGCGGCGGTGCGGCTTTCACGAAGGGGAGGATTCATTCTCGGAGTTCTGGGTTGGGCTCTGGCGGTGGCCGGCCGGAGCGAAAAAGCACACGCCATCCTCGACGAGTTGAATTCACGAACTGAACCGGCGCCGACCGTCGTGCCGGAAGCCTGGATTCGTGCCGCCCTCGGCGATATCGAAGGTGCATGGGACGTCCTCGACCGCGCCGAGCGGGAGTCTCAGGCCATCCTCTACTTCGCCGGGATGGCGCCCTTCGATCCGCTGCGCGCCGATGCGAGATTCGCGGCGCTCCTCGCGCGCCTCGGCCTACCGCACTCGACGGGCGGGACTCGATGA
- the pepF gene encoding oligoendopeptidase F codes for MKTTVFILIALVTVSSAASSGEEKLFYENREDIPQQYRWDLGHIFPDIDAWEAAYSKVETEIPELAAYKGRLGESADAMFAATQLLNNTSKTLEDIYVFAAQSQRTDTRDAEANALVGRAQALAAAFGQAVAFFEPEIVQLPDATIAAFLEDPRLKTYDHVLDNILRTKAHTRSQEIEELLAASALLQASPNDTYQFLTSADIEWPTIEDENGEEKKAIPGLFYTFMSNQNRRVRRDAALALFGEYDRYGNTFSGTYNGLVQKDVWMAKNRLYPSTLDMVLDRDNVPSSVVETLISTVHDNLDAVHQYIDLRTKVLGLEDFHIYDLYVSMVPEGEATYTFDEGWALAMEFWRETFGEEYAAVAERGRKERWIDVYPSEGKRGGAFSWGTYNSVPYLFLNWGGTLEDVSTLVHEMGHSIHSYLANTNQPYHDAGYSLFVAEVASVASESLFSEWMLARTTDPTERLTLLNQRMNSIVGTFLRQIFFHEFEHAAHVMAEEGKPLTKDSLGKAWSDLWLQYYGDTVTLDDEFKGGWARIPHFYRTYYVWKYATSFAAGEAIAGRFRAGDKTAVHDYLEALKLGGSVYPMDAVKRAGVDMNDPNVIRAVMDSFRTTVKQMEEMLIKE; via the coding sequence GAGGACATCCCGCAGCAGTACCGTTGGGACCTCGGGCACATTTTTCCGGACATCGACGCCTGGGAAGCCGCCTACTCCAAGGTAGAGACAGAGATCCCGGAACTGGCAGCCTACAAGGGTCGGCTTGGCGAGTCGGCCGACGCGATGTTCGCTGCGACCCAGCTTCTGAACAACACCTCGAAGACTCTCGAGGACATCTATGTCTTCGCGGCACAGTCGCAGAGAACGGATACCCGCGACGCCGAGGCCAACGCGCTGGTCGGCAGGGCGCAAGCCTTGGCCGCTGCATTCGGGCAAGCGGTAGCCTTCTTCGAGCCCGAGATCGTCCAGCTGCCTGACGCCACCATCGCGGCCTTCCTCGAGGACCCGCGACTCAAAACCTATGATCACGTGCTGGACAACATCCTCCGCACCAAGGCCCACACTCGCTCCCAGGAAATCGAAGAGCTACTCGCCGCCTCGGCGCTTCTCCAGGCTTCACCGAACGATACCTACCAATTTCTGACGAGCGCCGATATCGAATGGCCGACCATCGAGGACGAGAATGGCGAAGAGAAAAAGGCCATACCGGGCCTCTTCTACACCTTCATGTCGAATCAGAATCGACGAGTGCGGAGAGACGCGGCGTTGGCCCTGTTCGGCGAGTACGACAGGTACGGAAACACGTTTTCGGGGACATACAACGGACTCGTTCAGAAGGACGTGTGGATGGCAAAAAACCGCCTTTACCCGAGCACGCTCGACATGGTGCTCGATCGGGACAACGTGCCGAGTTCGGTGGTCGAAACCCTGATCTCGACCGTGCACGACAACCTCGACGCGGTCCATCAGTACATCGATCTGCGAACCAAGGTCCTCGGCCTCGAGGATTTTCATATCTACGACCTCTATGTGAGCATGGTGCCCGAGGGCGAAGCCACATACACCTTCGACGAAGGCTGGGCGCTGGCAATGGAGTTCTGGAGGGAGACCTTCGGCGAAGAGTACGCCGCTGTCGCCGAGCGCGGCCGCAAGGAGCGCTGGATCGACGTCTACCCGAGCGAGGGCAAACGCGGCGGCGCATTCTCCTGGGGGACCTACAACTCGGTTCCCTACCTCTTCCTCAATTGGGGCGGGACGCTCGAAGATGTTTCCACCCTGGTGCACGAGATGGGCCACTCGATCCATAGCTATCTTGCCAACACCAACCAGCCCTATCACGATGCGGGTTACAGCCTGTTCGTCGCCGAAGTCGCATCGGTAGCTTCGGAGTCGCTTTTCTCTGAATGGATGCTCGCGCGCACCACCGACCCGACCGAACGCCTTACGTTGCTCAACCAGCGCATGAACTCGATCGTCGGGACTTTCCTGCGCCAGATCTTCTTCCACGAGTTCGAGCACGCGGCCCACGTGATGGCGGAGGAGGGCAAGCCCCTGACCAAGGACTCTCTCGGCAAAGCCTGGAGTGATCTGTGGCTTCAATACTACGGCGATACCGTGACCCTCGACGACGAGTTCAAAGGCGGCTGGGCACGGATTCCGCACTTCTATCGGACCTACTATGTGTGGAAGTACGCCACCAGTTTCGCCGCCGGTGAGGCGATCGCCGGGAGATTCCGCGCCGGTGACAAGACCGCGGTCCACGACTACCTCGAAGCTCTCAAACTTGGCGGTAGCGTCTACCCGATGGACGCCGTCAAACGTGCCGGCGTCGATATGAACGACCCGAATGTGATTCGGGCGGTCATGGATAGCTTCAGGACGACCGTCAAACAGATGGAGGAAATGCTGATCAAGGAATAA
- a CDS encoding antibiotic biosynthesis monooxygenase: MFMRFVNLRAREGRQRDLARFYEERVIPALQESGGCLYASLLQPAGDDREFVSLTIWRSSEKAEAYENSGLYDELLDESDDFMAEVSEGRVQSSGESSGAFPALIDPPIETYPVEVAAVGEVVDAVGPHQFFVRVVSARIDAGRFDELKQRYDEEVKPALMATKGCRAVFLVENVKRQSRALSVTVWDSEEDAIRHELSGAFDEMVSKVSEYFSGLYQWKLSLSPSETGDTVKGKHLDVRRFQVVTGKRFED; the protein is encoded by the coding sequence ATGTTCATGCGGTTCGTCAACCTGAGAGCCAGGGAGGGAAGGCAGCGGGACCTCGCTCGATTCTATGAAGAGCGAGTGATTCCTGCTCTCCAGGAATCCGGGGGTTGTCTTTATGCAAGCCTGCTTCAACCTGCGGGGGACGACCGGGAGTTCGTATCTCTGACCATTTGGCGTTCCAGCGAAAAAGCCGAAGCCTACGAGAATAGCGGCCTTTACGATGAACTGCTCGATGAGAGCGATGATTTCATGGCGGAGGTTTCCGAAGGGCGTGTCCAATCCTCAGGCGAGTCGTCCGGCGCGTTCCCCGCATTGATCGATCCCCCAATCGAAACCTATCCGGTTGAAGTGGCGGCGGTTGGAGAGGTTGTGGATGCGGTGGGCCCACATCAGTTCTTCGTCAGGGTTGTGTCTGCGCGGATCGATGCGGGTCGGTTCGACGAATTGAAGCAACGGTATGACGAAGAGGTCAAACCGGCGTTGATGGCGACCAAGGGTTGCCGGGCGGTTTTCCTCGTCGAGAACGTCAAACGGCAATCGCGAGCCCTGTCGGTGACCGTGTGGGACAGCGAGGAGGACGCTATCCGCCACGAGCTGAGTGGAGCATTCGACGAGATGGTTTCGAAAGTCAGCGAGTACTTTTCCGGCCTCTATCAATGGAAGCTGTCGTTGTCGCCATCCGAGACCGGTGACACCGTGAAGGGAAAGCACCTCGACGTGCGTAGATTCCAGGTCGTCACCGGGAAGCGGTTCGAGGATTGA